The Winogradskyella schleiferi genome has a window encoding:
- a CDS encoding leucyl aminopeptidase family protein, with amino-acid sequence MTYKHTKTLNTSKDFILPCRKDNLQAIKYFLPIAKPDFDGSFSTHQLLYGSEGNRIYLIGLGEEKHSAQLENTFQKLAFDTQKYWDKSIQVYAENLTEDEVRKAVIGLEMAQYEIGEFKSKKEKQNKITVSFSSTKSVKKILDEGKYTGETINRIKGLVDAPPNIKTPEFLGDWAEKSSKNANYECTVLKHKELKKQGFEAVLSVGKGSVNKPVVIINEYNGKSSKKVDIALVGKGITFDSGGLSIKPSTNLHYMKSDMGGAAVVLGVVELIAKLKLKINIVGIVCSAENAVDAESYRPGDVIDSYSGKTIEIIDTDAEGRLVLADGLSYAVKNLKPDYLIDLATLTGSVVRTLGYEAAGMFTHNKAMAKTMSDIGYKVHERVWQLPMFEEYKSDLHSDIADLRNFSGKPLTGATNAAQFLESFTEDHKNWMHLDIAGVSFGSSPYAKMKSASGYGIQLITEFIKEKALK; translated from the coding sequence ATGACATACAAACACACCAAAACTTTAAATACTTCAAAAGATTTTATTCTACCCTGTAGAAAGGATAATCTACAAGCGATAAAATATTTTTTACCCATAGCAAAGCCTGATTTCGATGGCAGTTTCTCTACGCATCAATTACTTTATGGTAGTGAAGGTAACAGAATATACCTCATAGGATTAGGCGAAGAAAAACACAGTGCTCAATTAGAAAATACCTTTCAAAAATTGGCCTTTGACACCCAAAAATATTGGGATAAATCCATTCAGGTGTATGCTGAGAATTTAACCGAAGATGAAGTGAGAAAAGCCGTGATTGGGCTAGAAATGGCACAATATGAAATTGGCGAATTCAAATCGAAAAAGGAGAAGCAAAATAAAATAACCGTATCATTTTCTTCTACCAAAAGCGTTAAGAAAATTTTAGACGAAGGAAAATACACTGGAGAAACCATCAACAGAATAAAGGGGTTGGTTGATGCGCCACCGAATATCAAAACCCCTGAATTTTTAGGGGATTGGGCGGAAAAATCATCTAAAAATGCTAACTATGAATGTACAGTTCTCAAACATAAAGAACTTAAAAAGCAAGGTTTTGAAGCCGTTTTATCGGTTGGAAAAGGCAGCGTAAACAAACCTGTAGTTATCATTAACGAATACAATGGTAAATCCAGTAAAAAAGTGGATATCGCTTTAGTTGGTAAAGGAATTACATTCGACTCTGGTGGATTGTCCATCAAACCCTCTACCAATTTACACTATATGAAAAGTGATATGGGAGGAGCCGCAGTCGTTTTAGGGGTTGTGGAATTGATTGCCAAACTAAAACTGAAAATAAACATTGTTGGTATTGTCTGCTCTGCCGAAAATGCAGTAGATGCAGAAAGTTACCGACCAGGAGACGTTATTGATTCCTACTCTGGCAAAACCATAGAAATAATAGACACTGATGCCGAAGGCCGTTTGGTTTTAGCAGACGGTTTAAGTTATGCGGTGAAAAATTTAAAACCTGACTATCTAATTGATTTAGCAACTTTAACAGGAAGCGTCGTAAGAACCTTAGGTTATGAAGCAGCAGGAATGTTTACTCATAATAAAGCTATGGCAAAAACCATGTCTGACATCGGCTATAAAGTACACGAACGCGTTTGGCAATTACCGATGTTCGAAGAATACAAAAGCGACTTACATAGCGATATCGCAGATTTAAGGAATTTTAGTGGCAAACCTTTAACGGGAGCCACAAATGCAGCCCAATTTTTGGAATCTTTTACTGAAGATCATAAAAATTGGATGCATTTGGATATCGCAGGCGTATCTTTTGGAAGTTCGCCTTATGCGAAGATGAAAAGTGCTTCTGGTTATGGCATTCAATTGATTACTGAATTTATTAAGGAAAAAGCTTTGAAGTAA
- a CDS encoding alpha/beta hydrolase, translating into MTVTEFEPIIEVLEEAYEIPHLNATRKISALLPHDYYETEKRYPVLYLQDGQNLFNPMAPFGDWAIDKSMAKLAEEGFGDLIIIAVDHGNEERINEYLPYYHPRFGEGKGNFYIQFMIEKLIPYINSHYRTLTDFDNTGIGGSSMGGLISLHAGLKNPKIFGKMMIFSPSLWISKTIFNNTKTFQPLEESKIYLYSGGKESIEHLPNAQKLGAIIKERMVKGYHIDFHFSINEDGSHAEEHWREEFPKAVKWLYF; encoded by the coding sequence ATGACAGTGACGGAGTTCGAACCTATTATTGAAGTGCTGGAAGAAGCCTACGAAATTCCACATCTTAATGCTACCCGAAAAATTTCGGCATTATTACCACACGATTATTACGAAACCGAAAAGCGCTATCCTGTACTCTATTTGCAGGATGGCCAAAATTTATTTAACCCAATGGCGCCTTTTGGAGATTGGGCCATTGATAAATCCATGGCAAAATTGGCCGAAGAAGGATTTGGAGATCTCATTATTATTGCCGTAGATCATGGAAACGAAGAACGCATCAATGAATATTTACCATATTATCATCCAAGGTTTGGCGAAGGAAAAGGTAATTTTTATATTCAATTTATGATTGAAAAATTAATTCCATACATCAATAGCCATTACCGAACCTTGACCGATTTTGATAATACTGGCATTGGAGGCAGTTCTATGGGAGGACTTATCAGTTTGCACGCAGGACTAAAAAACCCGAAGATTTTTGGTAAAATGATGATTTTTTCGCCGAGTTTATGGATTTCCAAAACGATTTTTAACAATACAAAAACCTTTCAACCGCTTGAAGAATCGAAGATTTATCTCTATTCTGGCGGAAAGGAAAGTATTGAGCATTTACCTAATGCTCAAAAACTAGGCGCAATTATCAAAGAACGCATGGTAAAAGGGTATCATATTGATTTTCACTTTTCAATTAATGAAGATGGCAGCCATGCCGAAGAACATTGGCGCGAAGAATTCCCGAAAGCCGTAAAATGGCTCTATTTTTAA